One Bacteroides sp. genomic window, TACCGACTGGATGCATACCCTGATCTCACCCGGGATGCGGGGACGGCTTGCAGGCGACATTGGTTATGACCTGGCCGCACAATGGACTGCCCAGCATTTCCAGGCATGGGGACTAAAACCTCTCGAGCCCCTGGGCGGTTATTTCCAGGAATTTCCCCAGCCCTACACCATTATGAAGGACAAAGGCAGCCTGCAACTCATCACGGGCAGCGGAGAACAAAAGGAAACCAGGGCCTTTGAATTTTCCACAGATTACTGGCCGAGCAACCTGTCGGGCAGCGGAGAAGTGGAAGCCGAAGTGGTGTATGTGGGCTATGGCATCAGCGCCCCCGAACTGGGCTTCGATGAATATGAAGGCATCGACGTCAGGGGTAAGATCGTCATCACCGAATTCCGGATCCCATACACTGGCACCTCTGCCGATTCCCTGGCCCTTTGGGACCCCTATGCCCAAACCGATTACAAGATCAGGAATGCCATGAAACACGGCGCCAAGGGCATGCTGATGACCTATATGGCAGCTAATCCAAGGCCTACCGTGGAGCCGGACTTCCTTTACCTGAGCATTGCCGACCAGGTGGTAGAGGCGTTTTTTGAAGGTACCGGAAAAGACCTCAAAACGCTTCGCGAAAGCATTAAAAACGAACTGAAGCCCCAATCCTTCTCTACCGGGAAACAAGGCTTTATGGCCGTGAACGCTGATTACCACCCCGAAGGGACTACCCGCAATGTAGTAGCAGTGATCGAAGGCAGCGACCCCGTGCTGAAGAACGAATATATGATCATTGGCGCCCACCTCGACCACCTGGGGATGATGCCGGTGCTCTTTCCCGGCGCGCTCGACAATGCCTCGGGTTCAGTCATTGCCATGGGGGTTGCCAAATCGCTGGCAGAAGCAGGCATAGAGTTGAAACGCTCCCTGATCATCCTGCTCTTTAGTGCTGAGGAGGTAGGCCTGGTGGGCTCTTCCTGGTTTGTAGAGCACTGGCCCTACGACAGGGAACAGATCAAATTTATGGTGAACCTCGATATGGTGGGCCGCGGGAATGCCTTCTTTTCTGCCACTTCCGAGCCCTGGAAAGAACTCCTGCCTTGGTTCGAGCGCAACAACGACCGCTGGGTGCACCGCCCCATGATGACCCGCACCGGGCCCTGGAGCCATTCCTTCAGGCCACGAACCGACGGGGCCGTCTTCTCAAACCAGAAGATTCCGGCCATCCACTTCGGAGCCCGCGGCGCCACCACACGGACCCTCTACCACGTGCCCGAAGATGATATGCGACAGATC contains:
- a CDS encoding M28 family peptidase, translating into MKHRFSLLLISFLFFSSLQAQPVEGYGNNDQETLQKALHGVSEANITDWMHTLISPGMRGRLAGDIGYDLAAQWTAQHFQAWGLKPLEPLGGYFQEFPQPYTIMKDKGSLQLITGSGEQKETRAFEFSTDYWPSNLSGSGEVEAEVVYVGYGISAPELGFDEYEGIDVRGKIVITEFRIPYTGTSADSLALWDPYAQTDYKIRNAMKHGAKGMLMTYMAANPRPTVEPDFLYLSIADQVVEAFFEGTGKDLKTLRESIKNELKPQSFSTGKQGFMAVNADYHPEGTTRNVVAVIEGSDPVLKNEYMIIGAHLDHLGMMPVLFPGALDNASGSVIAMGVAKSLAEAGIELKRSLIILLFSAEEVGLVGSSWFVEHWPYDREQIKFMVNLDMVGRGNAFFSATSEPWKELLPWFERNNDRWVHRPMMTRTGPWSHSFRPRTDGAVFSNQKIPAIHFGARGATTRTLYHVPEDDMRQIEVEIMRDVIKLLTMTMIEMGNAESL